A single region of the Scyliorhinus canicula chromosome 31, sScyCan1.1, whole genome shotgun sequence genome encodes:
- the LOC119958870 gene encoding phospholipase A and acyltransferase 3-like, with protein MSYSSPHPSRGDLIEIFRGPYQHWAIYIGHGYVIHLTSDGGSGETSGNVMSSSTIFAVVKKERLSAVAGDSEYRVNNTADYKRNRLPVRQILKNAKAQVGNRVRYSLTAANCEHFAKWLCYGTAESSQAENVVCAITVAGIAGIVGSIFTSVRRQR; from the exons ATGAGCTAC TCATCTCCTCATCCCAGTCGTGGAGATTTGATTGAAATATTTCGAGGTCCCTATCAACACTGGGCTATCTATATCGGACATGGATATGTCATTCACTTAACTTCAG ATGGAGGATCTGGTGAAACATCGGGGAATGTAATGTCCAGTTCTACAATATTTGCTGTGGTTAAAAAAGAGCGTCTCTCTGCGGTAGCTGGAGACAGTGAATACCGTGTCAACAACACGGCTGATTACAAGAGGAACAGGTTACCTGTTCGCCAGATACTAAAAAATGCCAAAGCGCAAGTTGGAAACAGAGTGAGGTACAGCCTAACAGCAGCAAACTGTGAACACTTTGCCAAATGGCTTTGTTACGGTACAGCTGAATCATCACAG GCAGAAAATGTTGTTTGTGCTATTACTGTTGCTGGTATTGCTGGTATTGTCGGGTCCATTTTTACTTCCGTGAGGCGACAAAGATAG